A genomic segment from Clostridium pasteurianum BC1 encodes:
- a CDS encoding HNH endonuclease → MDSLELVQWISTLLKNNNIKAFYNSSLWLHTRADVLERDHNECQKCKAKGLFSPADCVHHKNHIKEHPELAVDKENLISLCNECHNEEHPEKFLKYRRKKKQLNKERW, encoded by the coding sequence ATGGATAGCTTGGAGTTAGTGCAATGGATAAGTACTCTTCTAAAGAATAATAACATAAAAGCTTTTTATAATTCTTCCTTGTGGTTACATACAAGAGCTGATGTATTAGAGAGAGATCATAATGAATGTCAGAAGTGCAAGGCTAAAGGGTTATTTAGTCCAGCTGATTGTGTACATCATAAGAATCATATTAAAGAACATCCAGAGCTTGCAGTGGATAAGGAGAACCTTATATCATTATGCAATGAATGTCATAATGAAGAACATCCTGAAAAGTTTTTAAAGTATAGAAGAAAGAAAAAACAATTGAATAAAGAAAGATGGTAA
- a CDS encoding terminase TerL endonuclease subunit, whose translation MTNSKLIPEIQNYIDLVRSGKIEVCKEQLQLCDYIENCFEKENLFIDETLLHKYLSLQKYFPFKLVEWEVFCFTLHNCTYSKPGILRWPDLFILVGRGSGKNGYLAFEDFCLISEYNTVKKYYIDICANSEEQAKTSFEDVYDVMEENKAKLSKHFYWNKEVIINLKTKSRLMFRTSNAKTKDGGRPGKVDFDEYHQYEDYKSIQVFKTGLGKKKNPRTTITTTNGDVRDGPLDKLIARSERILNEQGSDNGLLPFICKLDDEKEVDNPQMWDKANPFLHYNEELFREIEKEYIDYKEDPISNSAFMTKRMNIPKGNKDAEVTSWENILATNQEIPDLTGGTCLAGIDYAKTTDFVVAGLLFKYKGKYYWISHTWVCKKCNDLGRIKVPLEEWSTEEGGNLLTFVDDVEVAPSIPAMWLAEQAQKYNITTLGMDNYRYTLLARALREVGFDTDKQGANNIKLTRPSNQMLIAPTINSLFVNHNIVWGDNPLMRWYTNNTCKKIEAHDNMSYGKIEPKSRKTDGFMAFIAAMCAGGVELEDSGETIDFGVYTY comes from the coding sequence ATGACGAACTCTAAACTTATACCTGAAATACAAAACTATATTGATTTGGTTCGTAGTGGCAAAATTGAAGTATGCAAAGAGCAACTACAATTATGCGACTATATTGAGAATTGCTTTGAAAAAGAAAATTTATTCATTGATGAAACACTGCTTCATAAATATTTGAGTTTACAAAAATACTTTCCATTTAAATTAGTTGAATGGGAAGTATTTTGTTTTACGCTGCATAACTGTACTTATTCAAAACCTGGTATTTTAAGATGGCCTGATTTATTCATTTTAGTTGGTAGAGGTTCAGGTAAAAATGGGTATCTAGCTTTTGAAGATTTTTGCTTGATATCTGAATATAACACAGTGAAAAAATATTATATAGATATTTGTGCTAATTCAGAGGAACAGGCTAAAACTTCTTTTGAAGATGTTTATGATGTAATGGAAGAAAATAAAGCCAAATTAAGTAAGCATTTTTACTGGAATAAAGAAGTTATTATAAATCTTAAAACAAAATCTAGGCTAATGTTTAGGACTTCTAATGCTAAAACAAAAGATGGTGGAAGACCTGGTAAAGTAGACTTTGATGAATACCACCAGTATGAGGATTATAAATCTATTCAAGTTTTTAAAACTGGATTAGGTAAGAAGAAAAACCCCAGGACCACAATTACAACAACTAATGGAGATGTAAGAGATGGGCCACTTGATAAATTAATAGCAAGATCTGAAAGAATATTAAATGAGCAGGGTAGTGACAATGGTTTACTGCCCTTTATTTGTAAGCTTGATGATGAAAAAGAAGTAGATAATCCCCAAATGTGGGATAAAGCTAACCCGTTTTTACACTATAATGAAGAACTCTTTAGAGAAATAGAAAAAGAATACATTGATTACAAAGAAGATCCAATAAGTAATTCAGCATTCATGACAAAAAGAATGAATATTCCTAAAGGAAATAAAGATGCCGAGGTTACATCTTGGGAAAATATTTTAGCAACTAATCAAGAAATACCTGATTTAACTGGAGGTACTTGCTTAGCTGGAATCGATTATGCTAAAACTACTGACTTTGTTGTGGCGGGGCTACTTTTTAAATATAAAGGGAAATATTATTGGATATCTCACACATGGGTATGTAAAAAATGTAATGACTTAGGAAGAATAAAAGTTCCGCTAGAAGAATGGTCAACTGAAGAAGGAGGAAATCTATTAACTTTTGTTGATGATGTAGAAGTTGCACCAAGTATTCCTGCTATGTGGCTTGCAGAACAGGCACAAAAATATAATATAACTACCTTAGGAATGGATAACTATAGATATACATTATTAGCAAGAGCATTAAGAGAAGTTGGTTTTGATACAGATAAACAGGGAGCAAATAATATAAAACTTACTAGACCAAGTAATCAGATGCTTATAGCTCCAACAATAAATAGTTTATTCGTAAATCATAATATTGTATGGGGTGATAATCCGTTAATGAGATGGTATACAAATAATACTTGTAAGAAGATTGAAGCACATGACAATATGAGTTATGGAAAAATTGAACCTAAGTCAAGAAAAACAGATGGATTTATGGCTTTTATAGCTGCAATGTGTGCTGGTGGAGTTGAACTAGAGGACAGTGGAGAAACTATTGATTTTGGAGTTTACACATATTAA
- a CDS encoding DNA-directed RNA polymerase sigma-70 factor produces MKNIKENLILYRERICNIENKNIEIESLRISGLDNNDDCIKNLDIEIKKMELENKKIENIIKILPNKEYKIIKLIYLEGKGKKEVAVELDRTQRQINYSINKAMQIMSNKFMY; encoded by the coding sequence ATGAAAAATATTAAAGAAAATCTTATTTTATATAGAGAAAGAATTTGTAATATAGAAAATAAAAATATAGAAATAGAAAGCTTACGTATAAGTGGTTTAGATAATAATGATGATTGTATAAAGAATTTAGATATTGAAATAAAGAAGATGGAACTGGAAAATAAGAAAATAGAGAACATAATAAAAATATTACCTAATAAAGAATATAAAATAATTAAACTTATTTATCTTGAAGGTAAAGGGAAAAAAGAAGTAGCTGTAGAACTTGATAGAACTCAAAGGCAAATAAATTACAGCATAAATAAAGCAATGCAAATAATGTCAAATAAATTTATGTATTAA
- a CDS encoding P27 family phage terminase small subunit, with the protein MTSAKKIKESLIKQLENKGADVDHFLSLVDDYVWYFQQEKAMQEDIKIRGHSYKTKSASGYPINKENPSVKNAIMYNKQKLAILKELGLTTENVISDDDDEL; encoded by the coding sequence ATGACAAGTGCAAAAAAAATTAAAGAATCTTTAATTAAGCAACTCGAAAATAAAGGAGCAGATGTAGATCATTTTCTAAGTTTAGTTGATGATTATGTTTGGTATTTTCAGCAAGAAAAAGCAATGCAAGAAGATATTAAGATTCGTGGACATTCGTATAAAACAAAGTCAGCATCAGGGTATCCAATTAATAAGGAGAATCCATCGGTTAAAAATGCGATAATGTATAACAAGCAAAAACTTGCAATTCTCAAAGAATTAGGATTAACTACAGAAAATGTTATAAGTGATGATGATGACGAACTCTAA
- a CDS encoding phage portal protein, with translation MKFLDWVKDFFGVDQSTVYLNQQALATQEVQLAIEDFAICMAINLVASAISKCEFKTYLKGNEVKGDEYYLWNVEPNVNQNSSQFLQELVSKLLYYNECLVLDINGQLIIADDFYQNEYALVPNYFTDVSRGTMTFNRSFNMNEVLYFKLSNTDIKQLLSNLIKGYNNLLNMAIGKYKRSGGRKGIVRLNKAPSGDKDFQQKIDDLFNNKFKSYFEAENSVLHLPNGFEYDEQNGEGSKKSISEITDISNITKEAFERVAQALKIPPALLRGDIADIGKVTDNFLTFCIDPIVSMIGEETTRKRYGKQAFSQGSYLKVDTTCIKHIDIFSIAEAFDKLIASGGYSIDELRIKCGEAPLNTWWSKKHWMTKNYSDIQDLKGGDTSGKTNMAD, from the coding sequence TTGAAATTTCTAGATTGGGTGAAGGACTTCTTTGGTGTTGACCAAAGTACAGTATATCTTAATCAACAAGCACTAGCCACACAAGAGGTTCAACTTGCCATAGAAGATTTTGCTATTTGTATGGCTATTAACTTGGTAGCTAGTGCCATTAGCAAATGTGAATTTAAAACATATTTAAAAGGCAATGAAGTTAAGGGTGATGAATATTATTTGTGGAATGTTGAACCTAATGTAAATCAAAATTCAAGCCAATTTCTGCAAGAACTTGTATCAAAATTACTGTATTATAATGAATGCCTTGTACTCGATATAAACGGTCAGCTTATTATTGCTGATGACTTTTATCAAAATGAATATGCGCTAGTTCCAAATTATTTTACAGATGTAAGCAGAGGAACAATGACTTTTAATCGTTCCTTTAATATGAATGAAGTTTTATATTTTAAGCTTAGTAATACCGATATAAAACAATTACTTTCTAATTTGATAAAAGGATATAACAATCTTTTAAATATGGCTATTGGTAAATATAAACGTTCTGGTGGTAGAAAAGGAATTGTAAGACTAAATAAGGCTCCTTCAGGGGATAAAGATTTCCAACAAAAAATTGATGACTTATTTAACAATAAGTTTAAAAGCTATTTTGAAGCTGAGAACTCAGTACTTCATTTACCTAATGGATTTGAATATGATGAACAAAATGGTGAAGGCAGTAAGAAAAGTATAAGTGAAATAACAGATATATCTAATATAACTAAAGAAGCTTTTGAAAGAGTTGCACAGGCGCTTAAAATACCTCCTGCACTTTTAAGAGGTGATATAGCAGATATAGGAAAAGTAACAGATAACTTTTTAACATTTTGTATAGATCCTATAGTTTCTATGATAGGAGAAGAAACAACGCGAAAAAGATATGGAAAACAGGCATTTTCACAAGGATCTTATTTAAAAGTAGATACTACATGTATTAAGCATATAGATATATTCTCTATAGCTGAAGCCTTTGACAAACTTATTGCAAGTGGAGGCTATAGTATTGATGAACTTAGAATTAAATGTGGTGAAGCACCACTTAATACATGGTGGAGTAAAAAGCATTGGATGACTAAAAATTATTCTGATATTCAAGATTTGAAGGGAGGTGATACCAGTGGCAAAACCAATATGGCTGATTAA
- a CDS encoding tyrosine-type recombinase/integrase, whose product MEERIREWEKGTSSPIPQQKYEKFKEKLAECSEKNKERNLMLFILGRTIGYRLGDLVGLTIGQIKDALDNQCFVIQESKQYEQWKSNLAKNPGKKKPAPREAPIGRNLEKYLRQYCKNKKRSEFAFKSCKGNGNEHISQKSFSAILTEVGKSIGLKNISGHSLRKTYATKIYEESDKDLEQVRVALNHQSIEETKRYLGIKEKMKINAALIADSDI is encoded by the coding sequence ATGGAAGAAAGGATTAGAGAATGGGAAAAAGGAACATCAAGTCCTATTCCACAGCAAAAATACGAGAAGTTTAAAGAAAAATTAGCTGAATGCAGTGAGAAAAACAAAGAAAGGAATCTAATGCTTTTTATATTAGGTAGGACAATAGGCTACAGGTTAGGAGATCTTGTAGGTCTTACTATAGGGCAAATAAAGGATGCGTTAGATAATCAATGTTTTGTTATTCAGGAAAGCAAGCAATATGAACAGTGGAAATCCAATCTTGCAAAGAATCCAGGTAAAAAGAAACCTGCTCCAAGAGAAGCTCCTATTGGAAGAAATTTAGAGAAATATTTAAGGCAATACTGTAAAAATAAAAAGAGATCAGAATTTGCTTTTAAATCCTGTAAAGGAAATGGAAATGAACATATAAGTCAAAAGTCCTTTAGTGCCATACTTACAGAAGTAGGTAAAAGCATTGGCCTTAAAAATATTTCTGGCCATAGTTTAAGAAAAACATACGCTACTAAAATTTATGAAGAATCAGATAAGGATTTAGAACAGGTAAGAGTTGCATTAAATCATCAATCAATAGAAGAAACTAAAAGATATTTAGGTATAAAAGAGAAGATGAAAATTAATGCGGCACTGATAGCAGATTCGGATATCTGA
- a CDS encoding head maturation protease, ClpP-related has protein sequence MAKPIWLIKQSAQSNAMDLYIYDDVEGDSTNWWTGETTVSETSANYIKSQLDAAIDIQNINIYINSYGGEVKEGLAIYNQLKRHPAQKTVYVDGFACSIASVIAMAGDKVIMGPNTLMMIHHASMGAWGNAEELRKAANDVETIDSASCSSYLAKAGDKLTPEKLTELLDAQTWLNAEQCIQYGLADEIAGKEDPVIVAAQQRFKQSIQEQILQHKNKTKVPENLIKQKTNAEKLMAAFKKNLEGK, from the coding sequence GTGGCAAAACCAATATGGCTGATTAAACAATCTGCACAATCAAATGCTATGGATTTGTATATCTATGATGATGTAGAAGGAGATAGTACTAACTGGTGGACAGGCGAAACTACTGTAAGTGAAACTTCTGCAAACTATATAAAAAGTCAATTAGATGCTGCTATAGATATTCAAAATATTAATATTTATATCAATTCATATGGTGGCGAGGTTAAAGAAGGACTTGCAATTTACAATCAACTTAAAAGACATCCCGCACAAAAGACAGTATATGTGGACGGTTTTGCATGTTCTATAGCTTCTGTAATTGCTATGGCAGGAGATAAAGTTATTATGGGACCAAATACATTAATGATGATACACCACGCTTCTATGGGAGCATGGGGTAATGCTGAGGAACTTAGGAAGGCGGCTAATGATGTTGAAACAATAGATAGTGCCAGTTGTTCAAGCTATCTTGCTAAGGCAGGAGATAAATTAACTCCTGAAAAATTAACTGAATTGCTTGATGCTCAGACATGGCTTAATGCAGAACAATGTATTCAATATGGTCTAGCTGATGAAATAGCAGGTAAAGAAGATCCAGTAATTGTAGCAGCACAACAGAGATTTAAACAATCTATACAGGAACAAATTTTACAGCATAAAAATAAAACCAAAGTTCCAGAAAATCTAATTAAGCAAAAAACCAATGCTGAAAAATTAATGGCAGCATTTAAAAAGAATTTGGAGGGAAAATAA
- a CDS encoding phage major capsid protein: MVMKSKDLIQQQLKDNLVQAFKSDDENAIAQAFSGFAESVQQNVMDEFNAYQQTADKTILAKRGVHQLTADESKFYQSIIGAMKSNNPRQAFTDLDIAFPETVIDNVIADIKTAHPLLDAISFTNTTILTKIILNKQGAQLATWGPLNSAIAKELEGAIGKIDLTICKLSAFMPIAKDMLEAGPSWIDAYVRSTLSEAIALALETSIITGTGNNEPIGMDRSVADNVTVTGGVYPQKTPLVITDLEVVTYGSLLGMLSQAPNGKTRPVNSVLLVVNPKDYFTKVMPATTIRALDGTYTRDVFPFPTTVEQSSAVEEGKAIIGLASKYFMGIGAGTNGGKIEYSDEFRFLDDERVYITKLYGNGRALDDNAFILLDISKLTPATLKVIIEDALRSLTVTSEAGTTSGKTKITVSPSLTDGNTYKYKTGANLTIPVFNQVLTTGWTTWDGIAEITATTGNRIVIAEVDASNQAKAIGEATVTSMA, translated from the coding sequence ATGGTAATGAAATCAAAAGACTTAATACAACAGCAATTAAAGGATAACTTAGTACAGGCATTTAAGAGTGATGATGAAAATGCAATAGCACAAGCATTTTCAGGCTTTGCTGAATCTGTTCAGCAAAATGTAATGGATGAGTTTAATGCTTATCAGCAGACAGCAGATAAAACTATTCTTGCCAAAAGAGGTGTACACCAATTAACAGCAGATGAATCAAAATTCTATCAAAGTATTATCGGTGCAATGAAATCAAATAATCCAAGACAGGCATTTACGGACTTAGATATAGCTTTTCCAGAAACTGTTATAGATAACGTAATTGCTGATATAAAGACTGCACATCCATTACTGGATGCTATAAGTTTCACGAATACTACTATTTTGACTAAGATAATACTTAATAAGCAAGGGGCTCAACTTGCAACATGGGGGCCACTTAATTCTGCTATTGCAAAAGAACTTGAAGGAGCAATTGGTAAAATAGATCTTACTATTTGCAAACTTTCAGCATTTATGCCTATTGCAAAGGATATGCTTGAAGCTGGCCCTTCATGGATAGATGCATATGTAAGAAGTACATTATCAGAGGCTATAGCTTTAGCACTTGAAACTTCAATAATAACTGGAACTGGTAATAATGAGCCTATTGGTATGGATAGAAGCGTGGCTGATAATGTAACGGTAACCGGTGGAGTATATCCACAAAAAACTCCCCTTGTCATTACAGATTTAGAAGTAGTGACGTATGGATCATTACTAGGAATGTTATCACAAGCTCCAAATGGCAAAACAAGACCAGTTAATAGTGTTTTACTTGTTGTAAACCCAAAAGATTACTTTACCAAAGTTATGCCTGCTACAACCATAAGAGCATTAGATGGAACATATACGCGTGATGTATTCCCATTTCCAACAACAGTTGAACAGTCTTCAGCAGTAGAAGAAGGTAAGGCTATAATTGGTTTGGCTAGTAAATATTTTATGGGTATAGGTGCTGGTACTAATGGTGGGAAAATAGAGTATTCTGATGAATTCAGATTTCTAGATGATGAAAGAGTATATATTACTAAGTTATATGGTAATGGTAGAGCACTAGATGATAATGCATTTATATTACTTGATATATCTAAATTAACACCAGCAACACTTAAAGTTATTATTGAAGATGCATTAAGATCATTAACAGTTACATCAGAAGCTGGTACTACATCAGGAAAAACAAAAATAACTGTTTCTCCTTCTCTTACAGATGGTAATACTTATAAATATAAGACAGGTGCAAATCTAACAATACCAGTATTCAATCAGGTATTAACTACTGGGTGGACTACTTGGGATGGTATAGCTGAAATTACAGCTACTACAGGTAATAGAATTGTAATTGCTGAAGTTGATGCAAGTAATCAAGCTAAGGCAATAGGTGAAGCAACTGTAACTTCGATGGCTTAA